One Echinicola strongylocentroti DNA window includes the following coding sequences:
- a CDS encoding response regulator, with product MINVLIADDHRMFIDGLKAMLCDIPGIKVVGEALNGKEALDYCVDQPVDIVIMDINMPVMDGVEATKQLLKCHKALKVLGLSMHNDRHFISDMLKTGAQGYILKNTGKNDLVEAIHTLHSGGTYLGEEVSKTLLTSFMKHPGKTPFNEKLSDREMEVLGCIANGLTTQEIGDKLFISKNTVETHRKNLLYKLQAKNTAELVNNAYKRRLIG from the coding sequence ATGATCAATGTACTGATAGCGGACGACCACCGCATGTTTATCGATGGGCTGAAGGCCATGCTCTGTGACATCCCGGGCATCAAGGTGGTCGGTGAAGCATTGAACGGCAAAGAGGCATTGGATTATTGTGTGGATCAACCCGTGGACATTGTCATCATGGATATCAATATGCCCGTAATGGACGGTGTGGAAGCCACCAAGCAACTTCTAAAATGTCATAAAGCACTGAAAGTACTGGGGCTGAGCATGCATAATGACCGACATTTCATCTCTGACATGCTGAAAACCGGTGCCCAAGGGTACATCCTAAAAAACACGGGTAAAAATGACTTGGTAGAAGCTATACACACCTTGCATTCCGGAGGAACCTACCTAGGGGAAGAGGTCAGCAAGACCCTGCTTACGAGTTTTATGAAGCACCCTGGCAAAACTCCATTCAATGAAAAGCTCTCCGATAGGGAAATGGAAGTCCTTGGCTGCATTGCTAATGGCCTCACCACCCAAGAAATAGGAGATAAGCTCTTTATCAGCAAAAACACCGTAGAAACCCACCGCAAAAACCTTCTCTATAAACTACAAGCCAAAAATACCGCCGAACTGGTCAATAACGCTTACAAAAGAAGATTGATCGGTTGA
- a CDS encoding N-acetylmuramoyl-L-alanine amidase, with protein sequence MDCRRIVNNKGTSWGVMMLAVSVLSCSAPTYRVFDKRVKFDEERKQLTLEYLASHYGLVQEEPTIVPKMVVLHWTAIADLERSYDAMNPVRLPGSREGIAAASALNVSAHYLIDRDGTIFRQLPDTVMARHVIGLNHCAIGVENVGSAEEPLTKAQLKANAALVRHLKRKYPIDYVIGHYEYTAFEGHDLWLEKDDGYRTQKTDPGEKFIKKVRNRLEELDLKEIPK encoded by the coding sequence ATGGATTGTAGAAGGATTGTAAATAATAAGGGTACCAGTTGGGGCGTGATGATGCTTGCGGTCAGTGTGTTGAGCTGTAGTGCGCCCACGTACAGGGTATTTGATAAGCGGGTCAAGTTTGATGAAGAAAGGAAGCAGTTGACCTTGGAATACCTTGCCTCCCACTATGGCCTAGTGCAGGAGGAGCCGACGATTGTTCCGAAGATGGTGGTGCTGCATTGGACGGCCATTGCGGACTTGGAGCGATCTTATGATGCCATGAATCCAGTCCGGCTTCCTGGAAGTCGGGAAGGAATTGCTGCCGCCAGCGCACTGAATGTATCGGCGCATTACCTGATCGATCGGGACGGAACGATCTTCCGGCAGCTTCCTGACACGGTGATGGCGAGACATGTCATTGGTCTAAACCATTGTGCCATAGGTGTAGAGAATGTAGGCAGTGCAGAAGAACCTCTCACTAAAGCCCAGCTAAAAGCCAATGCGGCCTTGGTCCGGCATCTGAAGAGAAAGTATCCCATTGATTATGTGATTGGCCACTATGAGTATACGGCTTTTGAGGGGCATGACCTGTGGTTGGAAAAAGACGATGGGTACAGAACCCAGAAGACGGATCCTGGTGAGAAGTTTATTAAAAAGGTCAGGAACCGTTTAGAAGAGTTGGATTTGAAGGAAATACCGAAATGA
- the hflC gene encoding protease modulator HflC, with amino-acid sequence MNKRIIIYIVVGIILLITVNSSIFIQDETQQSIVTQFGKPIGEPRTTPGINFKVPFLQKVQFFDKRYLEWDGDRNQVPTKDKKFIFVDTYARWEITDPLQFFIRLRDERSAQSRLDDILDGETRNAIASHDLLDVVRSTNRDPEVTEDFMEELEILEEITVGREKIEEIVLTKANERTTDLGVRILDFKFKRMNYVNEVRDRVYDRMISERNRIADQFRSEGQGEARKIQGDKERDLAKIQSEAFREAEEIKGRADAEATAIYASAYNQNRQAVDLYKFLRTMESFEKSLDENTSIILSTDSEFFRFLNRLN; translated from the coding sequence ATGAATAAGCGCATTATCATCTATATCGTCGTAGGGATCATCCTACTGATCACCGTCAATAGCAGCATCTTTATTCAAGATGAAACCCAGCAGTCCATCGTGACACAATTTGGGAAACCCATTGGCGAACCCCGCACTACGCCGGGGATCAACTTCAAAGTACCTTTTTTGCAAAAAGTGCAGTTCTTTGACAAAAGGTACCTGGAATGGGACGGCGACCGTAACCAAGTTCCCACCAAGGACAAAAAATTCATCTTTGTGGACACCTATGCCCGTTGGGAAATCACAGACCCCTTGCAGTTCTTTATCCGACTGAGGGATGAGCGCTCTGCCCAATCCAGGCTAGACGATATCCTCGACGGAGAAACCAGAAATGCCATTGCCAGCCATGACTTGCTGGATGTGGTGCGCTCCACCAACCGTGATCCCGAGGTAACGGAAGACTTTATGGAAGAACTGGAAATTCTGGAGGAGATCACCGTGGGCAGGGAAAAGATCGAAGAAATCGTCCTCACCAAAGCCAACGAACGGACTACGGACTTGGGAGTCCGCATCCTTGACTTCAAATTCAAGCGTATGAATTATGTCAACGAAGTACGAGACAGGGTATACGACAGAATGATCAGTGAAAGAAACCGTATCGCAGATCAGTTCCGTTCCGAAGGTCAAGGTGAAGCCCGAAAAATCCAGGGGGACAAAGAAAGGGACTTGGCCAAGATCCAATCGGAGGCATTTCGTGAAGCGGAAGAGATAAAAGGCCGGGCAGATGCCGAGGCCACTGCCATCTATGCTTCTGCCTATAACCAAAACCGACAAGCAGTAGACCTGTACAAGTTTCTACGGACCATGGAAAGCTTCGAGAAATCACTTGATGAAAACACCAGCATCATCCTGTCCACAGACTCTGAGTTTTTCAGGTTTTTGAACAGGTTAAATTAA
- the hflK gene encoding FtsH protease activity modulator HflK — protein sequence MSNRNFNINIDPDMIKKNLRKIILGLLIIVAAFSAIHTVGPEEEGVVIQMGKYNRTVPPGLNFTLPFGIEKMHKIPVQRQLKQEFGFRTSSPSQRSDYIKEGYVGESTMLTGDLNLTDVEWVVQYRISDSYKYLFKVRNADKTLRDMSEAAMRKIVGDRTVNEVLTVGRQEIASSVEQLLQELCDEYENGIRIDQVVLQDVNPPDPVKPSFNAVNEAQQERETLINQAEADYNRIIPRARGEALETIELAEAYALNRVNRAEGEAERFNSLYNAYIKAPEVTKQRIYLETMEKVLPKLGNKVIVDEKGNNVLPLLNLDKKGGTEK from the coding sequence ATGAGTAACAGAAATTTTAACATTAATATTGATCCCGACATGATCAAAAAGAACCTGAGAAAAATCATCTTGGGGCTCTTGATCATTGTTGCGGCATTCAGTGCCATCCATACGGTAGGGCCTGAGGAAGAAGGAGTGGTGATCCAAATGGGGAAATATAACCGTACGGTGCCACCCGGTTTGAACTTCACCCTGCCTTTTGGCATCGAAAAAATGCACAAAATCCCAGTACAGCGACAATTGAAGCAAGAGTTTGGTTTTCGCACCAGTTCACCCAGCCAACGATCCGACTATATTAAAGAAGGATATGTCGGCGAATCCACCATGCTCACCGGGGACCTGAACCTCACCGATGTGGAATGGGTGGTCCAGTACCGGATCAGCGATTCTTACAAGTACCTTTTCAAAGTCAGAAATGCAGACAAAACCCTTCGGGATATGTCCGAGGCTGCCATGCGCAAAATCGTTGGGGACCGCACGGTCAACGAAGTGCTGACCGTAGGAAGGCAAGAAATCGCTAGCAGTGTAGAACAGCTATTACAGGAACTGTGTGACGAATATGAAAACGGCATTCGTATCGACCAAGTAGTCCTTCAAGATGTCAATCCACCAGACCCTGTAAAACCGTCCTTTAACGCCGTCAATGAAGCCCAGCAGGAAAGAGAAACCCTTATCAATCAAGCCGAAGCGGACTACAACCGAATCATCCCAAGGGCCCGTGGCGAGGCACTGGAGACCATCGAACTCGCAGAAGCCTATGCCCTCAACAGGGTAAACCGCGCAGAAGGTGAAGCCGAACGATTCAACTCCCTTTATAACGCCTACATCAAGGCTCCTGAAGTGACCAAACAACGGATCTATTTGGAAACCATGGAAAAAGTCCTACCTAAATTGGGCAACAAGGTCATTGTGGACGAAAAAGGCAATAATGTATTGCCACTATTAAACTTGGACAAAAAAGGAGGTACTGAGAAATGA